Proteins encoded in a region of the Streptomyces sp. NBC_01298 genome:
- a CDS encoding AAA family ATPase: MEELGGSIRRRRLIVVAVDGYEESPVGFDEAIAAQVERITGWLADPELDAQRRFEVSRAPSVRSAAELREFLRKEDLAAASYRDAVVVYITGHGMQRGAAHRHFLMLPETKPNRLFATAFPTSELITEVLDSHSEHVLVLVDSCFSGILDAELTGLLLALSEERRNLTGAAVVTAGDYDEQPLVGSFTERVALACARMRDEAAGFTASHLSFAEWAKLLDDVGRDAHGIEKDLVDAEWVVPRKFRHGPSACLPNPRYRAPVSTVAPALRQLALPSMADVPAEADAADTDTGTDAALTDLPIPGSLDDFWIDRASGRAADDDMGWYFSGRTAQMTRLTGFLRGSEEALVVTGAAGSGKSALLARLVTLSDPGFVADPRNAAVVADTPAGLRPEPGSVDVAVLARNKPAQVIVRDLLNGLDTRLGSLFSPEHWAPAPSLRQETAPPLQALLQRVLDRATAAVRPVVVVIDALDEADDPLAVFNDVILPLARLRGPGGGRLVRLLLGIRSSPDLADTADAAGADLRDDRADHLLLRLTEALKAEGLTPGLLRSDGPDCTVDIAAYAATLLLQTAGSPYQGAPEEAAEAAGVIADAVKPSFLDARIAADQLRRAETRQALAEEGWLSRLAMSTIGLLREDIRDVSRATDVPAALLVAALRATAFAPGAGLPWAEVWPAVTRALAGSEYGVGHVSVSVSTARDAVRTLRDSRLTGYLATAEEEARTVYRPVHQRLTDLLIADPSWLLTPASAWASPSATGSPLRFADTGPEVRVRAHASIARALATLVEDSRPHPAHPYIRRHFLHHTAAGEVLDDLHVSLDLLAQETSGSLRTRLGLPLPTADPSLLMLTAAALIEPYVDETVDAASRAGSIAFQRGVRDGSWEGPAGLPAFLAWGRWAARVNVLAPTRGSTRSLCVLPTLDGRELIAVLSAAGNVRIWDSTTGRLAAEVTAEPAGAQRSVHGMCPILATGGRTFLVTWHREGVTIHDPGSGHPITAMSLPEVHTVRVLEEGAARWKLLVLTPYGSFLWKPSSRGTGPGSTVKTEGIAALSREDGASAIVVRRASGHALVAIPSPEGIRLCDPLSGPVADLPFGDARARPALVVSRPGEDDLLVIFRGRVGMSLAQVWNPFLGEQVLHARIMGRSPIALPDGKALASVDGNRIVMRDLDGSGGKTLDAEVPSVQALAVLDADSGVRFVSAGPQGIRLWDLRQDTPLYEDGLAETLYDEPRGWSGRRRMWPLCRAGHPGTEGAREVVVLGARDKPGTGGVPDARLQRGAHGFLELRDAMTGRLVTYLNTGPVLAVETIPSPAGTAYVSVEGRESWSVWDLVSGKPVLSVASRPTTYSSMCFITTPDGMPMAVWVNRNRIFRVLWDLIGGADKASSFFLNHDIGEPDSLTPVPSPDGVTTAIAAVGRRGITLIDLTSEKIVTTLRPQGRTGTRFLRPCVFGTHDRMLLASATSTDIQLWDTADGSPVAHWNTPDTLALAAIPLDDGRTLLASGDQSGVRIWDPLTGELRHTLLTGAPVHALAVGTGPTGPALHVHGPAGLATLTLDPRLL; the protein is encoded by the coding sequence TTCGGCGGCAGAGTTGCGCGAGTTCCTGCGCAAGGAGGACCTCGCCGCGGCAAGCTACCGCGACGCCGTCGTCGTCTACATCACCGGTCACGGCATGCAGCGCGGCGCGGCGCACCGCCATTTCCTCATGCTCCCCGAGACCAAACCCAATCGTCTGTTCGCCACGGCCTTCCCCACGAGCGAGCTCATCACGGAGGTTCTGGACAGCCACTCCGAGCACGTGCTGGTGCTCGTGGACTCGTGCTTCTCCGGCATCCTCGACGCCGAGCTGACCGGCCTGCTCCTCGCCCTGTCCGAGGAGCGTCGGAACCTCACCGGTGCGGCCGTCGTCACAGCCGGCGACTACGACGAGCAGCCCCTGGTCGGCTCGTTCACCGAGCGGGTGGCCCTGGCCTGCGCCCGCATGCGGGACGAGGCTGCCGGATTTACCGCATCGCACTTGTCGTTCGCGGAGTGGGCGAAGCTCCTGGACGACGTCGGACGCGACGCGCACGGCATCGAGAAGGACCTCGTCGACGCCGAGTGGGTCGTCCCGAGGAAGTTCCGGCACGGCCCAAGCGCCTGTCTGCCCAATCCCCGTTACCGGGCGCCCGTCAGCACGGTCGCTCCCGCTCTGCGGCAACTGGCCCTGCCCTCGATGGCGGATGTACCCGCCGAAGCAGACGCAGCCGACACAGACACAGGCACAGATGCAGCGCTGACCGATCTTCCGATCCCGGGATCCCTGGACGATTTCTGGATCGACCGCGCCTCGGGACGCGCCGCCGACGACGACATGGGCTGGTACTTCAGCGGCCGGACCGCACAGATGACCCGCCTGACCGGCTTCCTACGAGGCTCCGAGGAAGCTCTCGTGGTCACGGGTGCCGCCGGCTCCGGGAAGTCCGCGCTGCTGGCCCGTCTGGTCACCCTCTCCGACCCGGGGTTCGTCGCGGATCCGCGGAACGCGGCCGTGGTGGCGGACACTCCCGCCGGACTGCGGCCGGAACCGGGGTCGGTCGACGTCGCCGTGCTGGCCCGCAACAAGCCCGCCCAGGTGATCGTCCGCGACCTGCTCAACGGCCTCGATACCCGGCTCGGTAGCCTCTTCAGCCCCGAGCACTGGGCCCCCGCCCCGTCGCTGCGCCAGGAAACGGCACCGCCCCTCCAGGCCCTGCTCCAGCGGGTGCTGGACCGGGCCACGGCCGCGGTGCGTCCCGTCGTCGTGGTCATCGACGCGCTGGACGAGGCCGACGACCCGCTCGCCGTCTTCAACGACGTGATCCTGCCACTCGCCCGTCTGCGGGGCCCGGGCGGGGGCCGCCTGGTCCGTCTCCTCCTCGGCATCCGCAGCTCCCCTGACCTCGCCGACACAGCCGACGCCGCCGGAGCGGACCTGCGCGACGATCGTGCCGACCACCTGCTGCTGCGGCTGACCGAAGCTCTGAAGGCCGAGGGCCTCACTCCCGGCCTGCTGCGCAGCGACGGCCCGGACTGCACGGTCGACATCGCCGCCTACGCCGCCACGCTGCTGCTCCAGACGGCCGGGAGCCCGTACCAGGGCGCCCCGGAGGAGGCCGCCGAAGCCGCGGGCGTCATCGCGGACGCGGTCAAGCCGTCCTTCCTGGACGCCCGGATCGCCGCCGACCAACTGCGCCGGGCCGAGACCCGCCAGGCCCTGGCCGAGGAGGGGTGGTTGAGCCGCCTCGCCATGAGCACGATCGGTCTCCTCCGTGAGGACATCAGGGACGTGTCCCGGGCCACCGACGTACCCGCCGCCCTGCTGGTCGCCGCCCTGCGGGCGACGGCCTTCGCACCAGGGGCCGGCCTGCCCTGGGCGGAGGTCTGGCCCGCCGTCACCCGCGCGCTCGCCGGCAGCGAGTACGGGGTCGGCCACGTCAGCGTGAGCGTGAGCACCGCCAGGGACGCCGTCCGCACGCTCCGCGACAGCCGCCTGACCGGGTACCTGGCCACGGCCGAGGAGGAAGCGCGTACCGTCTACCGGCCCGTCCACCAGCGACTGACCGACCTCCTGATCGCGGACCCCAGCTGGCTGCTGACACCGGCATCGGCATGGGCATCACCCTCGGCCACGGGCTCCCCCCTGCGGTTCGCCGACACCGGCCCGGAGGTACGCGTACGCGCGCACGCCTCGATCGCCCGCGCCCTGGCCACCCTGGTCGAGGACTCCCGGCCGCACCCCGCCCACCCGTACATCCGCAGGCACTTCCTCCACCACACGGCCGCCGGGGAGGTGCTGGACGATCTGCACGTGTCGCTGGACCTCCTGGCCCAGGAGACCTCCGGAAGCCTGCGGACCCGCCTGGGGTTGCCCCTGCCGACGGCGGACCCGTCGCTCCTGATGCTGACGGCCGCGGCGCTGATCGAGCCGTACGTCGACGAGACGGTGGACGCGGCCTCGCGCGCGGGCAGCATCGCGTTCCAGCGCGGCGTACGGGACGGGTCGTGGGAAGGGCCGGCCGGGCTGCCGGCCTTCCTCGCCTGGGGCCGGTGGGCCGCGCGGGTGAACGTACTGGCGCCGACCCGCGGGAGTACCAGGAGCCTGTGCGTACTGCCCACGCTGGACGGACGGGAGCTGATCGCCGTGCTGTCCGCTGCCGGGAACGTTCGGATCTGGGACTCCACGACCGGCCGCCTGGCCGCCGAAGTGACCGCCGAACCGGCGGGCGCGCAGCGCTCGGTGCACGGCATGTGCCCCATCCTGGCGACCGGGGGCCGGACGTTCCTGGTCACATGGCACCGAGAAGGGGTCACCATCCACGACCCCGGTTCGGGGCACCCCATCACCGCGATGTCACTGCCCGAGGTCCACACCGTCCGCGTCCTGGAGGAGGGAGCGGCGCGATGGAAGCTGCTGGTCCTCACCCCGTACGGATCCTTCCTGTGGAAGCCGAGCTCGCGCGGCACCGGCCCGGGCAGCACCGTCAAGACCGAGGGTATTGCGGCCCTGTCCCGTGAGGACGGGGCCTCCGCGATCGTGGTGCGCCGCGCGAGCGGACACGCGCTCGTGGCCATCCCCTCGCCCGAGGGAATCCGGCTCTGCGACCCCCTCTCGGGTCCGGTCGCCGACCTCCCGTTCGGCGACGCGCGAGCCCGCCCGGCCCTGGTCGTGTCCAGGCCAGGGGAGGACGACCTGCTCGTCATCTTCCGCGGACGGGTCGGCATGTCCCTCGCGCAGGTGTGGAACCCCTTCCTCGGCGAACAGGTGCTGCACGCTCGCATCATGGGCCGGTCCCCTATCGCCCTGCCGGACGGCAAGGCACTGGCATCGGTCGACGGCAACCGCATCGTCATGCGGGACCTCGACGGCAGCGGGGGCAAGACCCTCGACGCGGAGGTCCCGTCTGTCCAGGCTCTCGCCGTACTGGACGCGGACTCGGGCGTGCGTTTCGTTTCGGCCGGTCCCCAGGGGATCAGACTGTGGGACCTCCGTCAGGACACCCCTCTGTACGAGGACGGCCTGGCGGAGACGCTGTACGACGAGCCCCGGGGGTGGTCCGGGCGTCGCCGGATGTGGCCACTGTGCCGGGCCGGCCATCCGGGTACCGAAGGGGCCAGGGAGGTCGTCGTGCTCGGAGCCCGTGACAAGCCCGGCACCGGTGGAGTCCCCGACGCCCGACTCCAGCGCGGGGCCCACGGCTTCCTGGAGCTCCGCGACGCGATGACGGGACGGTTGGTGACCTATCTGAACACCGGCCCCGTCCTCGCGGTCGAGACGATCCCCTCACCAGCCGGTACCGCCTACGTGTCGGTAGAGGGCCGTGAGTCGTGGTCGGTCTGGGACCTCGTGTCCGGCAAACCCGTCCTGTCCGTGGCGAGCCGACCCACCACCTACTCGTCCATGTGCTTCATCACAACGCCGGACGGCATGCCGATGGCCGTCTGGGTGAATCGGAACCGGATCTTCCGCGTGCTCTGGGACCTGATCGGCGGCGCGGACAAGGCCTCTTCCTTCTTCCTCAACCATGACATCGGCGAACCGGACTCACTGACTCCGGTACCCTCACCGGACGGCGTCACCACCGCGATCGCTGCAGTGGGCAGGCGTGGGATCACCCTCATCGACCTGACCTCCGAAAAGATCGTCACCACCTTGAGGCCCCAAGGCCGCACCGGTACGCGCTTCCTGCGCCCGTGCGTCTTCGGGACCCACGACCGGATGCTGCTGGCCTCCGCGACCTCCACGGACATCCAGCTCTGGGACACCGCCGACGGATCGCCGGTCGCCCACTGGAACACCCCCGACACCCTGGCCCTGGCCGCGATCCCCCTCGACGACGGCCGCACCCTGCTCGCCTCGGGCGACCAGAGCGGCGTCCGCATCTGGGATCCCCTGACCGGCGAACTCCGGCACACCCTGCTCACCGGTGCCCCGGTCCACGCCCTGGCCGTCGGCACCGGCCCGACGGGCCCGGCCCTGCACGTCCACGGCCCGGCCGGCCTGGCGACACTGACACTCGACCCGCGACTGCTGTGA